A window of Prolixibacter sp. SD074 contains these coding sequences:
- a CDS encoding arsenate reductase ArsC, whose protein sequence is MAKVLILTTENAARSQMLEGWLRYYTRNNVVVQSAGLTSCAIDPFAVKAMIEAVVDIREAKSKILGKLDEIPFDQIITLTPLATSEAMSKYPTATVEEAIFDDPKLATGEEKERLKIYRRSVDEIDDYAFNYAVRKLGLEF, encoded by the coding sequence ATGGCGAAAGTTTTGATATTGACCACGGAAAATGCTGCCCGTTCACAAATGCTGGAAGGATGGCTTCGTTATTATACGCGAAATAACGTGGTGGTTCAAAGCGCCGGATTAACATCGTGTGCTATTGATCCGTTTGCCGTGAAGGCAATGATTGAAGCAGTGGTGGACATCCGGGAAGCCAAAAGTAAAATACTGGGAAAGTTGGACGAGATACCTTTTGACCAAATTATCACGCTTACCCCCTTGGCGACCAGTGAAGCCATGAGTAAATACCCGACTGCCACCGTAGAGGAAGCCATTTTTGACGATCCGAAACTGGCGACGGGAGAGGAGAAAGAGCGATTGAAAATATATCGCCGGAGTGTAGATGAGATAGATGATTATGCCTTCAACTATGCCGTTCGCAAGTTGGGGTTGGAATTTTAA